One window of the Chryseobacterium camelliae genome contains the following:
- a CDS encoding VOC family protein — MQKLRKIDEHTNVITWFEIPVSDLDRAQRFYETILDLKMVRKGDGEDEGIFFPADPHVVQATSGRVTGVLARSGSNRPSDQGTIIYLNASPDIQAVLDRVAPAGGKMVEPKRLFVPVGFIAVIMDSEGNRIGLHSES, encoded by the coding sequence ATGCAAAAATTAAGAAAGATCGATGAGCACACCAATGTGATTACCTGGTTTGAAATCCCTGTTTCAGACCTGGACCGGGCACAACGTTTTTATGAAACTATTTTAGACCTCAAAATGGTCAGGAAAGGGGACGGCGAAGATGAAGGCATTTTCTTTCCTGCCGATCCTCATGTGGTTCAGGCCACTTCGGGGAGAGTAACCGGAGTGCTGGCCAGATCAGGCAGTAACCGGCCTTCAGATCAGGGTACGATTATTTATCTGAACGCCAGCCCGGATATTCAGGCAGTCCTGGACAGGGTTGCTCCGGCCGGAGGAAAGATGGTGGAACCGAAGCGGCTTTTTGTACCTGTAGGATTTATTGCTGTGATCATGGACAGCGAGGGCAACAGGATCGGTCTGCATTCGGAATCATGA
- a CDS encoding Crp/Fnr family transcriptional regulator produces the protein MMTGEKEVKDFLRSLMPFSDQGWELLRPALMSREFRKNDFLLEQGRICRSLFYVVKGYCKTYYEIDGEVKNTGFFFENEIVTNINSFGSGEQSEFNIMACEPLTAVVFDREKLFEISKQSAEVEALGRSCIRRYAVRQEELLTVFQLYSAEERLGYLEKNRPELVQRVPLSQLASFLGVRRETLSRIRRRRVSR, from the coding sequence ATGATGACTGGAGAAAAAGAAGTGAAGGATTTCCTCCGTTCACTGATGCCGTTTTCAGACCAGGGCTGGGAACTGCTCAGGCCTGCACTGATGAGCCGTGAATTCCGGAAGAATGATTTCCTGCTGGAGCAGGGCAGGATCTGCCGTTCCCTGTTTTATGTGGTAAAAGGCTACTGCAAGACTTATTATGAGATCGATGGCGAGGTTAAAAACACGGGGTTCTTTTTTGAAAATGAAATCGTAACGAACATCAACAGTTTCGGTTCGGGGGAGCAATCCGAATTCAACATCATGGCCTGTGAGCCTTTAACGGCTGTTGTTTTTGACCGGGAAAAGCTGTTTGAGATTTCAAAACAGTCGGCGGAGGTCGAAGCGTTGGGCAGGAGCTGCATCCGGAGGTATGCCGTTAGGCAGGAAGAACTTCTGACCGTTTTTCAGCTGTATTCTGCGGAAGAACGGCTGGGTTACCTGGAAAAGAACAGGCCGGAACTGGTGCAGCGGGTACCGCTTTCCCAGCTGGCTTCATTCCTGGGCGTGAGGAGGGAAACCCTGAGCCGTATCAGGAGGCGCAGGGTTTCACGGTGA